ATCGATCTAATCAACATCGCACCGCTTGATGATCTACATCAGCCAACTGGCGTAATCCAGGAGGCTCAGAAGCTGGCTGCGAAGGCTTTCGGCGCCGACTATACGTATTTTAGCGTACAGGGCACGAGCAATGCCATCATGACGATGATCCTCTCTGTCTGCTCACCGGGTGATAAAATAATTGTGCCGCGGAACATTCATAAATCTGTGATGTCGGCCATTATTTTCTCCGGAGCCAAGCCTGTGTTTGTCTCTCCTGTTCAGGATGAGAATCTCGGGATAGATCACGGCATTACGACCAGTTCGCTGGAACGAGCGTTAAAGCGTCATCCGGACGCTAAAGGAGTTCTAGTAATCAATCCCACGTACTTCGGTATATGCGCCGACCTGCGTTCGATTGTCGACCTGGCTCACCAATACGGTGTACCTGTACTGGTGGACGAGGCACATGGAGTACTGATTCATTTTCATGAGGATCTGCCGGTATCGGCCATGCAGGCCGGTGCGGACATAGCTGCCACTAGTGTGCATAAGCTTGGCGGTTCCATGACGCAAAGCTCGGTACTGAATCTAAATGCTAAGACGGGTCTGATCAATCCACAACGGGTACAGACCATTATGAGCATGCTGACTACAACATCCACCTCATATATTTTATTAGCGTCTCTAGATACATCAAGACGTAATCTCGCGCTCAACGGTCATGAGATGGCAGAAAGAACCATCAGACTGTCCAACTACGCACGAGAAACGATTAATACGATTGAGGGCCTGTACAGCTTTGGAAAAGAAATACTTGGGACAGAAGCAACGTTTGATCATGACCCAACCAAGCTCAACATTCATGTGCGCCATTTAGGGATCACTGGTTACGAAACCGAAAACTGGCTGCGTGAGAAATACAACATCGAAGTAGAACTAAGCGACATGTATAATATTCTTTGCCTTATTACCCCAGGTGATACCCAAGAATCAGTAGATAAATTATTAGCTGCACTTCGGGTATTGTCCGCCATTCATTATAGCAAGGGTGAAATCTACGAGCTTAAGGTTCAGGTTCCAGAAATTCCACAGCTTGCTCTAATTCCAAGGGACGCTTTTTATGCTGATACGCAGTTAGTTCCGTTCCGTGAATCTGCTGGCTACATTATTGCAGAGTTTATATATGTATACCCGCCTGGAATTCCTATTCTTCTCCCTGGCGAAGTGATCACTCAGGATAACATCGATTATATTATTGACCATGTGGAGATCGGCCTCCCAGTTAAAGGTCCTGAGGACCGCAGTATCACTAACATAAAAGTAATTGTGGAAGCCGACCCTATTTCCTAGAACCCATCATTTCTCTATAAAATCTTCAATCATACAAAAACCCGATACTATTATAGTATCGGGTTTCTGTATATAAACATCAACTGTCATATACACAATAGAACAGCTTAAGATAGTCGCTAAAATCTATTCTTGCTGAGCAAGCAGATTGTTGTAAGCTTCTTCAACAGCTTTCCATTCTTCTTCATCTTCGATATTGTACAATACCATTTCTTCGTCTTCTTCTTCCATACGCAGAATAATGCCATCTGCTTCTGGATTTTCCTTTTCTAACAGCAGCGCGTATAGTTTCTCACCGATGTCGAAAGTTTCAACCAATACCATTTCTACATCTTCGCCCTGCTCGTTCGTCAAGGTCAGCACAAACTCCTCGTGCTCATGGTCGTGATCATGCCCGCAACCGCATGCTTCACCATGCTCATGTTTGTGATCGCTCATTGTAATACCTCACTTTGAATTGTA
This window of the Paenibacillus sp. FSL R10-2734 genome carries:
- a CDS encoding aminotransferase class I/II-fold pyridoxal phosphate-dependent enzyme gives rise to the protein MNQHRTPLFTALKKHAAGNPVQFHIPGHKKGLGTDAEFREFIGDNALSIDLINIAPLDDLHQPTGVIQEAQKLAAKAFGADYTYFSVQGTSNAIMTMILSVCSPGDKIIVPRNIHKSVMSAIIFSGAKPVFVSPVQDENLGIDHGITTSSLERALKRHPDAKGVLVINPTYFGICADLRSIVDLAHQYGVPVLVDEAHGVLIHFHEDLPVSAMQAGADIAATSVHKLGGSMTQSSVLNLNAKTGLINPQRVQTIMSMLTTTSTSYILLASLDTSRRNLALNGHEMAERTIRLSNYARETINTIEGLYSFGKEILGTEATFDHDPTKLNIHVRHLGITGYETENWLREKYNIEVELSDMYNILCLITPGDTQESVDKLLAALRVLSAIHYSKGEIYELKVQVPEIPQLALIPRDAFYADTQLVPFRESAGYIIAEFIYVYPPGIPILLPGEVITQDNIDYIIDHVEIGLPVKGPEDRSITNIKVIVEADPIS
- a CDS encoding DUF1292 domain-containing protein; the protein is MSDHKHEHGEACGCGHDHDHEHEEFVLTLTNEQGEDVEMVLVETFDIGEKLYALLLEKENPEADGIILRMEEEDEEMVLYNIEDEEEWKAVEEAYNNLLAQQE